GCATCTGCGCCGCCGTCCCCAGATTGGCGATGCGTGATGAGGCCAGACGCGGCACGGCGCGCAGGTCATCGCGCGAGCTGTCCAATATACGCTTGGTTAGCGGCGCAATGCGCTCGACCGGAATCGCATAATTGTGAAACACCGGCAGCGGATAGCCCTGATCGAACATATCGACACGCGCCAGCGCCCGCCACGAACCGCCGACAATATAGAGCGCGCGGCCCTTGCAGCGCCCGGCCCAATCGGCATCGGTAACCAGATCGCCAACATGTCGGCTCAGCGCTTTCTGGCCTTTCTCGCTGATAGCCTTGCTGCGCAACACGCCAATGGGCAGTGACAGGCTATCATCGATGCGATGATCATTCACCTCGGCCAGTTCGAGACTGCCCCCACCCAGATCGCCGACAATGCCATCGGCATCGGGAATTGCTGATAGCACGCCATAGGCGGCCATTTGTGCCTCTTCCGCGCCGCTCAGCACCCGGACATCAAAGCCCAGCGCCGTAACTTCGGCGGCAAAGTCCGCGCCGTTACTGGCATCGCGCACCGCAGCGGTAGCCACGCAGATCGTCTCATTCACATCCCATCCGGCAATTAGCTCGCGAAACCGCTTGATCGCCCGCAAAGCCCGCTCAACGCCCTCGGGCGCCAGCTTGCCGGTGTCATTAATCTCGCTGCCTAGCCCGGCCATAACCTTTTCATTGAAGATCAGCGCCGGATTGCGGCGCGGTCCAGCAAATACCACGAGGCGGATGGAGTTGGAGCCAATATCGATCACCGCAACACTATGGCTGCGGACGACCTTGGGCTTTCTTTTGGCGCGAAACAGCAATCGTCAGACCTTTAACTCTGTCGCCTTACCGGCTGTCTCAGCGTCAGATCAGGCACCTCATCGCTGTTCTTTAGCGCAGCCCCACGACCGGAGAGCGACGGGTTGGTCATAAAATAATGGTGCAGATTGAAAGGCTTATCACTTGGCTCGACGCGGATATATTCGCCCTCGGCATTCAATTCCCAGCTTTGCTCATTGTCGAGCAGATTGGCGAGCATCACCTGTTCGAGCACCTGTTCGTGCACCGTCGGGTTCTCAATCGGCAGCATATATTCCACCCGCCGGTCAAAATTGCGCGGCATCCAGTCGGCTGAGCTGATGAAGACCTGTGCATCATCATTGGGCAGATAGTCCCCGCTGCCAAAGGCCCAGATACGGCTATGCTCGAGGAATCGGCCAATCACCGATTTAACCCGAATATTGTCCGACATGCCCGGCACCTGCGGCTTCAGACAGCAAATTCCGCGAATGATGAGGTCAATCTGCACCCCGGCATTGCTTGCAGTGTAGAGCTTCTCGATAATCGCCGGATCGACCAGCGAGTTCATCTTGGCCCATATTGCGCCGGGTTTGCCTTTGCGCACATGTTCAATCTCGACATCGATCAATTCCATCAGTCGATTGCGCATATCGCGCGGCGACATGGTGAGCAGTTCCAACTGCTTGGGTTCGACATAGCCGGTGATATAGTTGAATAGCTGCGCCGCATCGCGCCCGGCGCGCGGATCGGCAGTGAAGAAGCTCAAATCGGTATAAATCTTGGCGGTGATCGGGTGATAATTGCCGGTGCCAAAGTGGCAATAGGTCTTATAACCCTCGGGTTCGCGGCGCACGACCATCGAAATTTTGGCATGCGTCTTCCACTCGATAAAGCCATAGACGACCTGCACACCGGCGCGCTCCAGAGCGCTGGCCCAGAGCAGATTCTGCTCCTCATCAAAACGCGCTTTGAGCTCGACAACCGCCGTGACCGATTTACCCGCTTCTGCCGCATCAATCAGCGCCCGGATAACCGCAGACTGTTTGCCGGCGCGATAAAGCGTCTGCTTGATCGCAATAACATCGGGATCACGCGCCGCCTGTTGCAGAAAGGCAATCACCACCTCAAAGCTCTCATAAGGGTGGTGGATAACAATATCCTTGCTGCGGATCGCCGCGAAGCAGTCGCCTCCATGCTCACGAATCCGCTCGGGAAAACGCGGCGTATAGGCCGTAAATTTAAGGTCAGGCCGATCCTCATCGACAATCTCTGACAGACCGCCAATGTCTATTATGCCGCTGACAACCGACTTTAGCGCACCGTCAGGCAGAAGTTGCTCTTCCAGCAAACCGATGGTTTCCGCATCAAGGTCAGATGAAATCTCCAGTCGGATCACCTGTCCCCGGCGGCGACGCTTGATCGCGCTGCGGAAATAGCGGACAAGGTCTTCTGCCTCTTCCTCGACCTCGATATCGCTATCGCGGATGATACGGAACAGACCCGAATTCAGCACCTTA
The sequence above is drawn from the Parasphingorhabdus sp. SCSIO 66989 genome and encodes:
- a CDS encoding Ppx/GppA family phosphatase, which codes for MLFRAKRKPKVVRSHSVAVIDIGSNSIRLVVFAGPRRNPALIFNEKVMAGLGSEINDTGKLAPEGVERALRAIKRFRELIAGWDVNETICVATAAVRDASNGADFAAEVTALGFDVRVLSGAEEAQMAAYGVLSAIPDADGIVGDLGGGSLELAEVNDHRIDDSLSLPIGVLRSKAISEKGQKALSRHVGDLVTDADWAGRCKGRALYIVGGSWRALARVDMFDQGYPLPVFHNYAIPVERIAPLTKRILDSSRDDLRAVPRLASSRIANLGTAAQMLQAACEVLQPAHIIVSAYGLREGLIYSAMPEDIRTVDPLLDSTRRFGRYQSRFGQDGQKLFDWLKPAFPDLSDEEARLFLAACHLADIGWQANPDFRSERALEIALHGNWVGVDGAGRAMLAQALFTNFGGGVEAFTADERLCSIEALERAAGWGLAIRLGQRFSGGHDNLLQNSHLQRDDKGLSIIVAGEEDSLIGEGVERRLAKLSAYLGVDHSAA
- a CDS encoding RNA degradosome polyphosphate kinase, whose translation is MLAGEESEDSFISSERFNNRELSWLGFNERVLAEAQNPAHPLLERLRFLSISGNNLDEFYMVRVAGLVGQVEQGVEQRSVDGRTPVQQLTEIEAKTAELSEGQQRVWAELQTMLVDQGIAIKTVADLEPDNIKWLREHFLDQIFPVLTPQALDPAHPFPFIPNKGLSLIFDLQRAVDKHHVRELIMLPPTMSGFIRIPGKDAIYVALEEVLRGFADTLFPGYKVLNSGLFRIIRDSDIEVEEEAEDLVRYFRSAIKRRRRGQVIRLEISSDLDAETIGLLEEQLLPDGALKSVVSGIIDIGGLSEIVDEDRPDLKFTAYTPRFPERIREHGGDCFAAIRSKDIVIHHPYESFEVVIAFLQQAARDPDVIAIKQTLYRAGKQSAVIRALIDAAEAGKSVTAVVELKARFDEEQNLLWASALERAGVQVVYGFIEWKTHAKISMVVRREPEGYKTYCHFGTGNYHPITAKIYTDLSFFTADPRAGRDAAQLFNYITGYVEPKQLELLTMSPRDMRNRLMELIDVEIEHVRKGKPGAIWAKMNSLVDPAIIEKLYTASNAGVQIDLIIRGICCLKPQVPGMSDNIRVKSVIGRFLEHSRIWAFGSGDYLPNDDAQVFISSADWMPRNFDRRVEYMLPIENPTVHEQVLEQVMLANLLDNEQSWELNAEGEYIRVEPSDKPFNLHHYFMTNPSLSGRGAALKNSDEVPDLTLRQPVRRQS